The nucleotide window TGGTCGCTGAGCATAATCAGGCGGGAGTGGTCTGTGACCGCCAGAAACCGCCTCATTTCACTGAAAACCCGCCCTTCCACAAGGCCGCGACTTCCCTCGAAAGGTTTGCTGATTTGGACCGGAAACTGGCGGTGGTAGTGACCTTTCCGGAGTACCTGCGCAATCAGCCAGTCGAGCCGGTTTTCATCTATCCCTTCGGTCAGCCATTCATGCAAAGGCCAGCGTTGCTGATAGGCCAGAAGAAGTCGGTTCATGAGTGGTTTTCGTTTCACCCGACCGTCATACAGCCAGCTCAGCATATTCACCACACAGTACGCACCGCAAAGACAGTCAAGCTCTCCCTGTACAGACGCGTGTATCCCTCTGTTAGCAGTCACAGATAATGTCTCCATCAATAATTAGCTGTCAGTGTGGCGGGATTAGCTTTCCCACATAACGGTGAGGGTGTAGATATTCAGGAAGTGGTAATGAACGAAGTTTCTCTGCCAGAGCGCAAAAATGTCGCGCCCTTCCCCTGGGGGTAAATCACCGGCATAGGACAGGAAGACATAGCGCTGGCTCCAGCTGATATCGATTTCCTTTTCGAGCTCCGGATCTGTTCCCATATATTTGAAGTCAGTAATGTAGTCGAAATACCATTCATCATTGCGGGAGATAAGCCTTATTTCGACCGGATGAAACCCACCATTTTCAGCGCTGTAATTGATATCTTTGAACAGCAATGTGACAGCACGAATATTCGGTTTAACTGGCGGCTTTTTACTGAGTTCAGCCAGTATAATATTAATGAGTTCCTGACTTACGGGCATGGACAGCCCTTCCTGACGGATAATATTCATTGTATTTATTCCGGTAAATATGCGTTTGGGCTGATGACACAAATACTAATTAAACCTAACCCATACTGAATTTTCAGACGATGGACGTCCTCCCGCCAGAAGGGATATAAAATGAAACGCTAAGTTGGCTATTAGTTTATGCATCAGTTACTGAATAATATGACACTATCCAGTAATGACATTTTACCAGGAATATATTCATAAAACAAATAATTTCACACAGAAACTAATTTTAAATTTATTTTATGAATTCATCTAAAAACAGGAGAAGGCTTTTCCTTTTGCCGTAATCCAATTTGTTCCAGACTTGATCGAGTCGTTGTTTTAATTCTTTATCGAGCCCAGATAGATAGTCAGGCGGGATATTAGAAACATTCAGATTCTCCATGCAATCAATAAAGAACCAACTTATTGGTGTCTTTAGAGACATTGCAATTTTAACTAAATGCGCAACATTGATCTTATTCGTTCCTCGTTCATAGCGGGAAAGTTGTTGCTGAGATATATCGATAATTTCTGCAAGTTCAGCTGCGGTTAACCCGGCTTCTTTACGTCTGCTCTGAATACGCTGTCCCACCAGCTTATCAGCTGAATCTGCCACCAGTTTAACCATCATTTATTCTCCCGTCCGTCCATAAGCGGAAGTTTGGGTCTTTTTTACTCTTGCATGAACATCACTAATGACCTTAAAATCCAATAAATACTCACTTATAGAGCAAAAAGACTAAGGCTGGCGAGCTGAGTGACCAGCAGATGAGCCTTAGAACAAAGGTGGACAAAAAAGGGGAACATTGTGGCAACCACCATTACTGAGATAACGGATTGCTTTGAGTACTTTTTCAGCTCCCTTTACTGGCGTGAATTTGTCAAAACACTGCGTCTGAATGAATGTAGCGAGCGGGAACTTTTGCCATTAGTACGTTGCTATTTACTGGGTTGGTTTGCGGATTACGTCTCGCCAGAAGTCAAAAGCAGGCTACCAGGAACGGTATCCGGGCATGGTTTCATTGACTTTGTGATTGACGATGTGGCCGTTGAGTTTGCAGTCCGTAAGCCAACAGCAGCTCGTTCCAATGTCTCCGCAACCGTCAACAGCACGGAAGTGAAGAAGTTGATGAAGCACGACGGCAAAGCACTGCTTGTACTGTTTGACTTCTCTGACACGCCCTATTCAGAAGAACAGATCGAATCTTTCCGTAACTGGCCCTCTCTCGGTCGGGGGAATCACCGTAAATCCGCTTGCAACGTTGTGTATTTCTTTGTGGAAAAACGCAGGCCGCTGGCACTTGGGAAAATCACCAAAAACATTCGTATCAGCTAACAGGATATTTAATGATGAAAAGAATAGTTGCTGCATTAGTACTGACAGCCTTAGCCCTCCCGGCAATCGCAGCTCAATACGCTAAGCCGGGTGCTGTCTTAACGCTAAAACCTGGGAACGGTAATGCGGAATTCAGCATCAACGCATCAACCAAAGACGGCTCAGGGACCTGCAACATGGACGGTACAGCACAACAAATAGCTGCTGGTGAGAATCAGAAACGCCGTTGGATCTGGAATGACAAAACCAGCCAGTGTGTTGCCGTGCTCAGTGAGATGAATAATGGGAAAACCAGCGTGATGACTCGTGGTTGCGAAGGATACTGCGGGTCTTCTGCGACAGGTGCTATGAATGGCCTGTTTAATAAGAAATAAAAGTATCATTAATTAACGAAGGAACTATAAATGAAAAGAACAATACTTCTGGTATTAATAACAGCTAGTTTGTTGTTGGCTGGCTGTGGCGAGAAAACGCCAAAATGCGGTAGTGATGATGCAAAAAAACTGGTCGTGGATATTGCCAGAAAGACAATAGAGAAAGCCATGACACTGGATAAGGATGTGCGGATTACAGTGGAAAATGTCAGAACAATAAGCCATGAATCAGGCCTTGACGTTTATCAGTGTGCTGCTGATTTAACATTCACAAAACCAGGGCTGAAAAATTCTTTGCCGATCACCTACCGGGTTCAAAAAACTGATGAGGGGAAAGGTCTGTTCTATATAAATGTATCTGGTTTGTAACATTTTTAACCAACTTTAAATATTTGTTTCAGATAAAATAATCACCAGAACCTTTTGCGAAAATTTTTACACATCTCATCACACCATAGTATACCGCGTACTTAAGTGAAATATATGCTCTATATCTAAACAATACAGAGCATATATATTTACTCAACATCCTTCACAAAGCCATTATTGCAAAAGTCAACATTCCGAGATAATTCTAAATACAAGATCACCTTCCAATGGTTGACTCCATATGAATCTTTAAAATCATTTGACTGAGACAATAACAAAGATGATACATCTTGATATGCTCCTCTTCTGCTATAAACACGAATCAAACTAGCTCTCATCCTACAAATTTCCGAAGCTGATTTTCTTTTGAATCTAGCTCTAAGGTTAAGGTTAGAAAAATGCCTTGCAAAAATCCCAGAAAAATAAGCATACC belongs to Candidatus Pantoea soli and includes:
- a CDS encoding DUF2787 family protein, producing the protein MNIIRQEGLSMPVSQELINIILAELSKKPPVKPNIRAVTLLFKDINYSAENGGFHPVEIRLISRNDEWYFDYITDFKYMGTDPELEKEIDISWSQRYVFLSYAGDLPPGEGRDIFALWQRNFVHYHFLNIYTLTVMWES
- a CDS encoding helix-turn-helix domain-containing protein — its product is MMVKLVADSADKLVGQRIQSRRKEAGLTAAELAEIIDISQQQLSRYERGTNKINVAHLVKIAMSLKTPISWFFIDCMENLNVSNIPPDYLSGLDKELKQRLDQVWNKLDYGKRKSLLLFLDEFIK
- a CDS encoding acyl-CoA dehydrogenase — encoded protein: MKRIVAALVLTALALPAIAAQYAKPGAVLTLKPGNGNAEFSINASTKDGSGTCNMDGTAQQIAAGENQKRRWIWNDKTSQCVAVLSEMNNGKTSVMTRGCEGYCGSSATGAMNGLFNKK